The Streptomyces sp. NBC_00435 nucleotide sequence CGCGAGGGCGCCCCCCTGCGGGCACTGCACCTCGCCGAGATCCTGGCCGCGACCGAGCAGGGGGAACCGCTGCGATGACGGGTACGGGCAGGGGGACGGGTGCGGGGCCGACGGGGCCGGCCGGCACATTCGTCGGTATGCCGGCCTTCCCGGAGGCCGCGCGCGAGGCCGTCCGGGACGAGGTGCTGCGCGCCAACCTGCGCCACGCCACGCACACGATCCGCGACAAGCGGGCGCTCGCCGTCGCCGAGCTGGAGGACTGGGACCGGCTGCGCGCGGCCGGCAAGGCGGTCAAGGACCACACGCTGGCGCACCTCGACCGGTACCTGCTGGAGCTGGAGGCCTCCGTCACCGCCGCGGGCGGCACCGTCCACTGGGCGGCCGACGCGGACGAGGCGAACCGGATCGTCACGGAGCTGGTCCTGGCCACCGGGGAGCGGGAGGTCGTCAAGGTCAAGTCCATGGCCACCCAGGAGATCGGCCTGAACGAGGCCCTGGAGTCGGCCGGCATCGCCGCGTACGAGACCGACCTCGCCGAGCTCATCGTCCAGCTGGGCCACGACCGGCCCTCCCACATCCTGGTCCCGGCAATCCACCGCAACCGCGGTGAGATCCGCGACATCTTCGCCGCGGAGATGGGCGGTTGGGGACGTGCGGCCCCGGAGGGACTGGGCGACGACCCGCGCGAACTCGCCGAAGCGGCCCGCCTCCACCTGCGCGAGAAGTTCCTGCGCGCCAAAGTCGCCGTGTCCGGCGCCAACTTCATGGTCGCCGAGACCGGCACGATGGTCGTCCTCGAGTCCGAGGGCAACGGCCGGATGTGCCTGACCCTGCCCGAGACCCTGATCTCGGTCGTGGGCATCGAGAAGGTGATCCCGACCTTCCGGGACCTGGAGATCTTCCTCCAGACGCTGCCGCGCTCCTCGACGGCCGAGCGGATGAATCCGTACACGACGATGTGGACCGGGCTGGGGCCGTCGAAAGGGGCCGACGGGGACGGGCCCGCCGCCTTCCACCTCGTCCTGCTCGACAACGGCCGCACCGACACCCTCGCCGACGAGGTCGGCCGCCAGGCCCTGCGCTGCATCCGCTGCTCCGCCTGCCTCAACGTCTGCCCCGTCTACGAGCGCGCCGGCGGCCACGCCTACGGCTCCGTCTACCCCGGCCCGATCGGCGCCGTCCTCAGTCCCCAGCTCCGGGGCACGGGCAGCGCGATCGACGCCACCCTGCCCTACGCCTCCACCCTGTGCGGGGCCTGCTACGAGGTCTGTCCCGTCGCCATCGACATTCCCGAGGTACTGGTCCACCTCCGCGAACGCGTCGCCCAGGGCGGCCCGGTGACCCGCGAGGGGGTCCGCGTCCGGATCCGCCCGGCGCGGGGCCACGCCGCCGAACGGGCCGCGATGCGGGCCGCCCGGCTCCTCCTCGACCGCCCCGGCGCGCTGCGCGCGGGGGAGCGGCTGCTGGCCCGGGCACGCCGGCTGAGGCCGCGCCGGCTACCTGGGCCCGGGCGCGCCTGGACGGACAGTCGGGAGCTGCCGGAGCTCCCGGAGCGCTCGTTCCGCGACTGGTGGGCGGCGCGGGAACGGGAAGGACGCCCATGAGCGCCAAGGACCTCATCCTGGCCCGCATCCGGCGGGCCCTGCCGGAGCCGCGCCCGGACTCCGCGATCCCCCGGGACTACCTCCAGGTCCACGGCGCCCGCACCCCGGCCGAGACCGTCGACCTCCTCGCCGCGAACCTCACGGAGTACCGGGCGAAGGTCCACCGGGTGGACGAGGACGGCATCACCATGCTGCTGATGCGGCTCCTCGCCGAGCGGGGTTCCGAGTCGGTCCTGGTACCGGCCGGGTTGCCGCCGCACTGGACGGCGGCCGTCGACCCGACCCGGATCCAGGACAGGGCCGCCTCCACCACCTACCAACTGGACGCGGTGGACAGCGTGGTGACCGGCTGCACGCTGGCGATCGCCGAGACCGGGACGATCGTCCTCGACGGCGGCCCCGGGCAGGGGCGACGCCGGATCACCCTGATCCCGGACCACCACATCTGCGTCGTCCGG carries:
- a CDS encoding lactate utilization protein B, which translates into the protein MPAFPEAAREAVRDEVLRANLRHATHTIRDKRALAVAELEDWDRLRAAGKAVKDHTLAHLDRYLLELEASVTAAGGTVHWAADADEANRIVTELVLATGEREVVKVKSMATQEIGLNEALESAGIAAYETDLAELIVQLGHDRPSHILVPAIHRNRGEIRDIFAAEMGGWGRAAPEGLGDDPRELAEAARLHLREKFLRAKVAVSGANFMVAETGTMVVLESEGNGRMCLTLPETLISVVGIEKVIPTFRDLEIFLQTLPRSSTAERMNPYTTMWTGLGPSKGADGDGPAAFHLVLLDNGRTDTLADEVGRQALRCIRCSACLNVCPVYERAGGHAYGSVYPGPIGAVLSPQLRGTGSAIDATLPYASTLCGACYEVCPVAIDIPEVLVHLRERVAQGGPVTREGVRVRIRPARGHAAERAAMRAARLLLDRPGALRAGERLLARARRLRPRRLPGPGRAWTDSRELPELPERSFRDWWAAREREGRP
- a CDS encoding LutC/YkgG family protein, which encodes MSAKDLILARIRRALPEPRPDSAIPRDYLQVHGARTPAETVDLLAANLTEYRAKVHRVDEDGITMLLMRLLAERGSESVLVPAGLPPHWTAAVDPTRIQDRAASTTYQLDAVDSVVTGCTLAIAETGTIVLDGGPGQGRRRITLIPDHHICVVRVPGQVVDSVPQALPLLDPVRPLTWISGPSATSDIELDRVEGVHGPRTLEVVLLGAQ